The nucleotide sequence ATTGCTGTAAATGTCTTACTAGGCAACAACCCATTCTTACCACATCAAGAGCAATGTAATATCACTTCCCACTGCAAATCAGTCAAACGGCAGGACTTGGCCATGAGTATTCACAGCAGGTACAGGCCGTTGATTCAGAGATAGTGTAAAGCAATGTAGCTGGGCGGGAAAGCGATATACAAGCCCTCATTCACACACCGCACACTTGGTCAGCATTTGAAAGCCAATGGAAATACTCAGCTCATCTTTGCATCCACTGATTTGGGTTTAAAATCCTGATCAAATCTGCAGTGTGTAAAATATAGCCTTCCAagaacactgtatatgtatatagaagtATAAATGTACCTCTGCAGGGATATTTATTCTTGCAAAAGTAAGGTAAAATAGCAACGGATTGCAGCTCAGCttttctatattaaaggggttgtccagcgaaaatctttttctttcaaatcaactggtgtcagaaagttacagatttataattaattttacttctgtttaaaaatctcaactcttcccatactcatcagctgctgtatgtcatgtaggaagtgtttttttgttattttttgcctgacatagtgctctctgctgacatctctggctgagacaggaactgtccagagaagaagagGCTTTCAAAGGGAATCCCTattgaaaacctttcctgctctggacagttcctgtctcagccagagatgtcagcagagagcactatgtcaggcaaaaaataacaaaaaaacacttcctacatgacatacagcagctgatgagtatgggaagagttgagtttttttttgtttgttttttttcaaataaaagtaaattacaaatctatttaactttctgacaccagttgatttgaaagaaaaaaactttcgctggacaacccctttaactagttctggtaaagtgaaagctgagcggTGGTTGATTGGTGTCAACAAACTACACCCTACAACTACACGTTTCTGCATTGCACAGAATGATAAAGCTTGGCCATAGTGTAGAACTCTTTAAGATGAATCTCCACCTGTTACAACAGGATCACTTTAAGGTtaaattcacacacagtattttggtcagtattttgcaaccaaaaccaggagtggattgaaaacacagaaaggctctgttcacacactgttgaagtttagtggatggccgccattaaatggcaaataattgctgttattttaagacaacggccgttatttgccattacatgacggccatccacacaatttcaacagtgtgtgaatatagtattcttgtcagtatttttcaaccaaaaccagaagtggatcgaaaacacaaaaaggctatgtgtgaacatagcctaatgatccTTCTACAAGGTGtgattatcggccaggagcgATGCTAGGCTACTGCAGCCAATAATTGTCcggtgtaagggtccatttacacagaaagattatctgacagattgtctgccaaagatttgaagctaaagccagaaacagactataaacagagatcaagtcataaaggaaagactctgatttttttttcctcttttcaaatccattcctggctttggcttcaaatctttggcaaataatctttctgtgtaaatggaccctaaaaaagtgaCAGGGATCAGCCAAAGATTATCAGCCATctttatcggccacacatctccctgtgtaaacagcatCTGTGCGGTTAAGAAagacaaagggaaactgacagcacagatatatattgggttctgggatatgtatttatccatgctgtcagtttccacatcacaagcagcagtctatacctaCTAGCAACGCTGTTTGTGATTCCACATCTTGTTCTCCGgtcgctgctgttacttcaggcCGCCTCCTCTGGAACTGACAGCCATAGGAGGCGGCCTGAAGAGTTAGCCAGCATGAGGACCAGAAAGCCAGATGCTGGATTACAAGCAACGTGGCTGTtaggtatagactgctgcttgtgatgtggaaactgacagcacagctatatacatatctttgctgtcagttttcagggctgcatgagcgatacaaggatcattcatgTAGCCAATCTGTTTGATTTCTCAGGCCGTGTAAACGAGACGCTGATTGGCAATCATATGTGGCCCCCATGGCTAAAAACATTTGTGTGTTTAAAAGGACTCTAAGACATAGCCTGTACTGATCAAGTTCTTAATATGTCTTAGCAGTCAGAGCTCTGTTTTTCTGACACAGAACATAGACAGCGCTGCATGATTAAAAGTGTTTTTCCCATAATTATTCCCATCTTattacctatccacaggatggggcTCGGACTACTCGCACACTCACTATCACATGAATATCACATTCAAAAATGTACATGTTTGAATGAAGCAATGGTCACATATTCGCACTGCCACTCCAATAAGATATTATGGAAAAACCTCTTTAAAATCTGGAAGcctacagccaccactagggaaGCATAGGATCTTATTGCATACCATGATGTTGTAGCATTTAGAcaggttatccaggatcagaaaaacatAGAAGttctcttccaaaaacagcaccgctCCTGTCTTTgcgttgtgtgtggtattacaacttcggTCCATTCAAGTCAATAgtgaagctgcaataccagacaaaaaCTGAAgtcaagagtggcactgtttcttgaTGAAAACAGCTAggtttttctagtcctggataaccactttagagGAGTCAGTCAGCTGAAATTCAGACCTAGACTGCTGACACAGTTAGTAATGTAACATCATAGCTATACATAGGCTTTGGAGCACTAAATCAGAAAAACAAAGCTTAACCAGAAATTTGGCACAAAATTTTCAGGCCTTTGTAGACTGGGAAAAAAACCCAACATGGAGGACATTCATTTTAAAGAGGTTGCAGTGGTTTTCAAAATGATTATAGACCAGTTCTTTCTTCTAAGGGGACCCCGATCCTCCtcaggctctgctacatcgctgcATGTACAACACTCACTAGGCACTTGACTTTAGATGCGATCTGATACAAGAGTGAGTGTACACCATGTAGCGGCCTAATAAAAACCACTGTTCCGTTGGGGGATCCGCAGCAACCACacaggaaatatttttttttgtgttgtaccAAGTCTTACTGAGTGTGCTCTAATTTACTGTGGAAACAAAGGTCTAAAGAACATTGTAAACTATTCTTAGAATTTATcgtgaagtgtaaaaaaaaacactggatcATGCTGCCTGCCCCTGCTTTCCTAAGGCATTTATAGGCGTCTATTCACATCTCTTCATGACCAGGATTTTGTGATTTTTGTTGGTCACAGAGATCTTCCATGTATTGGAATGAACAGTCTTATCCATCACGTTAAAATCCCAACATAAATAGATGTGAATGGGCTGCAGTGAATCCTAACTATTCACATTGCTTACCCAGATATACAGCAAGTACAAAGAAAAAGAAGTAGGAAAGCTATGGGGAAATAACAAGGACACAACCCATCAGGTAAAAGACAAAGTGCTGGTTTCGAAGGggtgaaaaaacataaaataaaaagaagatgGTTCACGGCGTCTGTCATGTGGTGATCCTGTGGCTGGGCAAGGCTTGGCTCACCTGGATTTGAATTCTTTGGCTTGTCTGGGCCGATTAAATGACCATTTCACAAAGAACATAAGGTTTAGTGAAACTGCTGCCTTCACGTGTGATCCAGGCTCCATCCGCTCAAGCCTCACTGCTGTCTATGAAGCGACCACATGTCGTCTTTCCTTAGCGCTGGCAGAGAGATAGACTTACTCTGCTTCCAAACAGCCGCCAAAAGCATAAGTGGCTTTGTGCTCAACAAAGTCTTTAGTATCCAGCATAACAGCTAGAGTCTGACGTAACGACAGCCGACGCTCTACGTCTCATAGCCCCATACCTTATGGGTTTGAACTTCCTTGCGTGTCCATGTCTGTCTCAGAAGAGCTGGAGTCCGAGTCTATATCCACAGTTTCACGCCGGTGTTTTTCCCGCACTCTCTGATGGATAATTTGCAGACGACTGAGAAGAGACTGGTAGTCAAAGTGTCCTCGCTTTTCACCAAACGGGTCCTGTAAGCAGCGCAAAATGTAAGATGTCACCCTCACAACACACTACACAAGCAACACCAGATCCTAGGAGTCTCATCCCAAGAGGAGGtatttctaagggtccatttacacagaaagattatctgccaaagatttgaagccaaagccagaaacagactataaacagagatcacgtcataaaggaaagactgagatttttcctcttcaaatccattcctggctttggcttcaaatctttggcagataatctttctgtgtaaatggacccttagggcgggttcacactacggaatctgcgctgAGAAGTtccaccattctatggccgggccgattccgccgaaagaattaacatgtaaattctttcggcggaatttGCCCGCCCAAATAATTGAGTCTATAGGACGGGCAGAGATGTGAACGGTtacgagcaacggaatctgccagaacttctccatgcggattccgtagtgtgaacgaatAGTGTATGACCCATTTTAAAGAAGCACCCTGGTTTACTTTTTTGCCCAAAAAACGCAAAATTCCCCCAAGCATTGCCACGTCTTCATCTGCTTCATTCTGACTCAGGTTTATCCATGTATTTCATCACCGACCACAAGAAAATGACATGACTTTATGTGTTATAGCAATAGgtctgtcctgtgacatcacctgtCAGATACCTTGTGGTACCCCCCAAACCCCTCTCAGTTCTGTGTGCTCCTGCTATTTCTATAGGACCCAGAGAGTGTAACATAACAGGGAGCTGTAGTATTATCATTATCACATGGAAACATTACCTATTGTAAAAGGCATGGCTACCCCCCTCTCCACATAACACACACCCACACAAAGAACCAATACCCACACTATCAGCAAACTCACCTGCATGCTTTGTCCCTGTAAGTGAAATCTATCCTTGCAAACCACTTCATAAAAGTCATAGTATTCCAAGAAGGATTTTTCCATTACACTCCTATAGGAAAAAGAAAATCAGTCATACAAGAAGCATCTCCATGGTCAATAACAGCTAACCTCATTTATATGGTACGGCTACATGTCACATTGGAATCCAGTATATTGTGGCAGAAATCCAAGGATGTTCAATAGGTCTGCATGGAAGTTAGCCCCTTTAGTAATTTAATAGGACTAATCCTTGGCATTGTCAGAAATACCAAAATCGGTGTTAAATCCAATGTGACTTTACTGCATATGCCAAGATTATCCTTGTTATTAGGTTCCTAGCCACTCTAGCCCATATTATTGTATTGCACTCTATATGTAATTTGTTCTTTTGGAGTTctgttttattattcaaaaattttataaaaaaaaaacctggtgcATGTGGCAGTcaagtctaaagcccctattgcaCAAAGCAATTATTAGCCGATAtcgatatcggctgatcgttgtcttccacATGTTGACAACTCAACAATCTCGATAGCAGTGGTAGATCCGATAGAAGTTGAATTTTTTGGGGCTTACtttaagggtggcttcacacctaacggatctgcagcggatttcacactgcaaatttgcagcgaaatccgcagcggatccattaccttgtattttctatgagaatacatactcatagcgggattgacatcccgcaggagcatactgtacctgctccgcactccggcttgctttgggggttcccagcatctacatgtcccgctcagccaatcagtgctctgccgcagccactgactggagcaggtacagtatgctccggccggtggggggttaacttacataatCAATCAacatgtcaatcccactgcgagtatgtattctcataggaaatACAAGGCAATGGATCCGTttagtgtgaagctaccctaatgggGTATATCACTCAGTTAAAACCTTGAATGTGTGCTGCCCCGGCACAGAACAGAACATAAATAGGCTTTTCTTACTTTCCAAAGTGCCCTCCTATGTCATCTTTGGGTCCCTGACTGAACAATCCTGCCTCCGGAGTTGGACTCGCTCAACcaacactgactgagatgggacagtgccgctgccagtgactggctgagtggatatGTGGAGGCATAATCATTTAGTCAGAGACTCGGGGATGCAGTAggtggacaccaggggagtgtggaaaggtaagGATAGCAGTTTGTTACATTCTctgccagggcagcaacatattaaaagtataAAATGGCCAGAATACCCCTGTAGTCCAAAATGTGCCAGAATCATGTGACATTTGTGGTGCATAGCGCTGCACACATTTTCCATCCCTTTTCCAATAAGCCATGTTCCCTTGCCAGTTGCTGTTCATTTTGGTGCACTTTGCACTTATTTGTAGTGTGCCGCGATTCTGGTGCATCTGAGGACAAAATTCTGGCACAACAGCCGTACTAAATCTGGGACAAATGCCTGTAAAAACGAACCATCAGGCACATAAGTTGGCAGAATGAGAGAAGGAATGACATTACATACTGGTTTCTCCTATGGGAATACGAATTAGGAATTCTTGGCAACTCCAAAAGCCATATCAAGTTGTGTCTCAATCTGGGAAAACTGGATAGCGAACAACatggctgcgagtttgtctgcgcTATGTATTACAGTTTACAAGTACATAGGATGGAAATCATAGCAAACATTCCCTTAGTTTCAaactaggggggagggggggtatcacAGCTAGAGATTAGCAAGCCTTGAGAACGTTCGGGTACGTCTGAAAATGACCCCTCTCCATTTGAATAACGGTGGCTGAAAGAGTCAGATGTGACAGTAGGGAGTCCGGAAAAACATGGCCtctggtctatggctgtattcatgttttcatggactccctagggctgcattcatcttcctcagccactagtaatcaaatgctgaatgatgagacttaagcatgctccagttgtgctcatctcgaTCAGGCACGTTGTATTCCATAACAGCCCAGGTTAACACTGCAGTATGTAACCTACCGTAAGGCCTCAGGACACTGGCACTTTCCCTCCAGCATTTCGCACACTGCCACTCTAATGGTTTCATGCCGAATGCACTCATTGTAGTTCTTGCTGTCTCCCGAATGTCTTTCCTATGGAGTAAACAGTATATGCTTCAGAGAGCGGGAACCTATGgtcctccagctgtcgcaaaactacaattcctatcaagcaaagcatgatgggaattgtttagcaacagctggagggacgtagGTTCCCAATACCTGATCTACTGTTACAGCACCATGAACTACATGCTTAGAAGAGAATCTGATACCTGCTCAAACCCGGGCTCATTGTGGTAAGGGTTTTCAGTCATCAGGGACTGGATAGAGATGAGCACTGAAGACAAGCTCTGAGCCGGACTCCACGCAGGTCCTGTCCAAGTACTGGTTGAGGCAAACAAATCGCATTGTTATAAACCAATGATCAGCGGAGCCTCAGACTCGTAGCTCAGTCACTACTAGATATGAGCAGCCAAGAAAAGACTAAAATATTTCCTTACCCAAGTATACTCAGGCAGACTTTGCCATTACGATAGAAATTGGGGTTAAACCTCACAGTATTGTTGCCTGTTGTCATCAGTTTAACTCGAGGGGGGTGAATTGGATAATCTGGAGGACATCGGAATAAGAACAAGAAGAAGCCGCCTTCATAAGGTGTATCAAAGGGACCTGTAATAAGTGCGTGGATCTGCAAGACAAGAGAATTTACACTGTTACCAAGGAGGAAAGAGATGTTCAGGGTGACGGCACCCATGCTTTATGATGAATACAACCACTCCCCAGCACTTAGAAAAAAGCCATGGATCCTGTCAACAATATAACAGGTATAGGGTGACTGTGGAGGATAGATACTCCCAGATACTATTAGGAGTAGTACTCATAAGGTGGCAGCAAATCTATATCAGACCTGTGCCTGTGATTTTCATGCAGATTTGCTGCTGTGTCCAGGAACAGGAGCTCCTAAAGAAGTttggcagcaaaaaaaaaaaaaactgtgatagcGCTGAAAATGAGACATGTCCCATAAAGCAGGGGTCCCCAACCACCAGCGGTGCATAATTCTCAGGGGTGCAAATTTTGTAACCCTAAGAATGTACAATATATGTATCATCAAtcactactgtacaggagcagagtcCAGGGTTCAACCCCGGCCCCTGTACATACATGTTATAGCGTACTACATGATGGAAGTACAGGGACTCTCTGTTCCTGTACATCAGAGCGGTGCTCGTCTTCTCCCGCACGTCGCTTGCCATCACATCATTTCATCGTGCACCAGCATTAGAATGAAGAGGACACGGCCAGTATGCAGCAGAGGAAAGGTCAGTgggatgtttattattattatttgtaaggTCTAACTGCAACACTAGGGGCATCACGGGGGGGTCGACTGCAACACTAGGGGCATCACGGGGGGGTCGACTGCAACACTAGgggcatcacgggggggggggggtcgactgCAAAACTAGgggcatcacgggggggggggggtcgactgCAACACTAGGGGCATCACGGGGAGGGGGGTCGACTGCAACACTAGGGGCATCACGGGGGGGTCGACTGCAACACTAGGGGCATCACGGGGGGTCGACTGCAACACTAGGGGCGTCACGGGGGGGTCGACTGCAACACTAGGGGCATCACGGGGGGGTCGACTGCAACACTAGGGGCATCGACTGCAACACTAGGGGCATCACGGGGGGGGTCGACTGCAACACTAGGGGCATCACGGGGGGGTCGACTGCAACACTAGGGGCATCACGGGGGGGGTCGACTGCAACACTAGGGGCATCACGGGGGGGGTCGAGTCGACTGCAACACTAGGGGCATCACGGGGGGGTCGACTGCAACACTAGgggcatcacgggggggggggtttgactgCAACACTAGGGGCATCACGGTGGGGGGTCGACTGCAACACTAGGGGCATCACGGTGGGGGGGTCGACTGCAACACTAGg is from Dendropsophus ebraccatus isolate aDenEbr1 chromosome 14, aDenEbr1.pat, whole genome shotgun sequence and encodes:
- the UBE2Z gene encoding ubiquitin-conjugating enzyme E2 Z, which encodes MAESPAAEAIILQGAVGGGMMPHLSGLQPPGSSHLATSSVWDPTASADWDNERASAQCVLRIKRDIMSIYKEPPPGMFVVPDPHDMTKIHALITGPFDTPYEGGFFLFLFRCPPDYPIHPPRVKLMTTGNNTVRFNPNFYRNGKVCLSILGTWTGPAWSPAQSLSSVLISIQSLMTENPYHNEPGFEQERHSGDSKNYNECIRHETIRVAVCEMLEGKCQCPEALRSVMEKSFLEYYDFYEVVCKDRFHLQGQSMQDPFGEKRGHFDYQSLLSRLQIIHQRVREKHRRETVDIDSDSSSSETDMDTQGSSNP